One genomic window of [Clostridium] scindens ATCC 35704 includes the following:
- a CDS encoding ABC transporter ATP-binding protein, producing the protein MKQTEEYLLEVRHLKKYFKMGKNQTLKAVDDVSFYIKKGETLGIVGESGCGKTTCGRTCIGINDATQGEVLYKGQNVHQLKGADKKAFTKEVQMVFQDPYSSLDPRMKVGDIIAEGMYAHGMAENSEQCQEKVKELLRIVGLQKEHINRYVHEFSGGQRQRIGIARALAVEPEFLVCDEPISALDVSIQAQIVNLLMKLQKDRGLTYLFIAHDLSMVRHISDRVAVMYLGIIVEITASDTLYENPKHPYTQALLSAIPIPDPEIEAKKQRIRLEGELPSPINPGQECRFCARCRHVQDKCRKEAPRLREVEEGHYVACYLYDELEG; encoded by the coding sequence GTGAAGCAGACGGAAGAATATTTGTTAGAAGTAAGACATTTAAAGAAGTATTTTAAGATGGGAAAGAATCAGACGCTGAAAGCGGTCGATGATGTATCTTTCTATATTAAAAAGGGAGAAACGCTGGGAATCGTAGGGGAATCCGGATGCGGAAAAACGACATGCGGGAGAACCTGCATAGGAATCAATGATGCGACCCAGGGAGAAGTGCTGTATAAAGGACAGAATGTGCATCAGCTGAAAGGCGCGGATAAGAAAGCGTTTACTAAAGAAGTGCAGATGGTGTTTCAAGATCCGTATTCTTCCCTGGATCCCCGGATGAAGGTCGGAGATATTATCGCGGAAGGAATGTATGCCCATGGGATGGCAGAGAATTCCGAACAATGCCAAGAAAAGGTGAAGGAATTGCTGCGGATCGTGGGGCTTCAGAAAGAACACATCAATCGCTATGTGCACGAATTCTCAGGGGGCCAGCGACAAAGGATCGGGATTGCCAGGGCGCTTGCGGTTGAGCCGGAATTTCTGGTGTGCGATGAGCCGATTTCCGCGCTTGATGTGTCGATTCAGGCACAGATTGTAAACTTGTTAATGAAACTGCAAAAAGACAGGGGTCTTACCTATCTGTTTATTGCCCACGATCTTTCAATGGTCAGGCATATTTCTGATAGAGTGGCGGTTATGTATCTGGGGATCATAGTTGAGATAACAGCGTCGGATACGTTGTATGAGAATCCCAAACATCCGTATACACAGGCGCTTCTTTCAGCAATCCCTATACCAGATCCAGAAATTGAGGCGAAAAAGCAGCGCATCCGCCTGGAGGGCGAACTCCCAAGTCCCATTAATCCGGGACAGGAATGCCGCTTCTGCGCTAGATGCCGGCATGTACAGGACAAATGCAGGAAAGAAGCGCCAAGGTTACGGGAAGTAGAAGAAGGCCATTATGTGGCATGCTACTTGTATGACGAGTTGGAAGGCTAG
- a CDS encoding beta-ketoacyl-ACP synthase III — protein sequence MTGIIYGTGACTPSYIMDNNDIAKLVETSDEWIQERTGVARRHIITEETTVSMAVQAGRRALENAGVSPEEVDLILVATISSNVILPCTACQVQKELGAIHATCFDLGGAACTGFVLAYNTATAYLAGGVYKTALVIGSESLSNLTNWKDRGTCILFGDGAGAAVVKAGGERYYLPVTHSEGSKGDALTCKSRYQGNGLTSEINLEEMIDDEHFMQMDGQAVFKFAVKKVPEVIREVLEANEIEQEDVDYYILHQANQRIVEAVAKRLKEPIEKFPMNLQEYGNTSSASIPILLDELNRKGILKSGQKIVMAGFGAGLTWGASILKWK from the coding sequence ATGACTGGAATAATCTATGGTACGGGGGCATGTACGCCGTCGTATATAATGGACAACAACGATATTGCCAAACTGGTGGAGACCAGCGACGAGTGGATACAGGAGCGGACCGGGGTCGCGAGGCGGCACATCATTACAGAGGAGACGACGGTATCCATGGCGGTGCAGGCGGGCCGCCGGGCGCTTGAGAATGCGGGCGTCTCCCCGGAAGAGGTAGACTTGATTCTGGTGGCGACCATTTCATCGAATGTGATTCTCCCTTGTACCGCGTGCCAGGTGCAAAAGGAATTGGGCGCCATCCACGCCACCTGCTTTGACCTGGGCGGAGCGGCATGCACGGGGTTCGTGCTTGCTTATAATACGGCAACGGCTTATCTCGCAGGCGGGGTATATAAGACCGCGCTGGTGATTGGAAGCGAGAGCCTGTCCAACCTGACGAACTGGAAGGACCGGGGTACCTGCATCCTGTTCGGAGACGGAGCCGGAGCCGCCGTAGTAAAGGCCGGGGGAGAGAGGTATTATCTTCCGGTAACCCATTCGGAAGGGAGCAAGGGAGACGCGCTCACTTGCAAGAGCAGATATCAGGGCAACGGCCTGACTTCTGAGATCAATCTGGAGGAAATGATCGACGATGAGCATTTTATGCAGATGGACGGACAGGCGGTATTTAAGTTTGCCGTCAAGAAGGTGCCGGAGGTCATCCGGGAAGTGCTGGAAGCAAATGAAATAGAGCAGGAGGATGTGGATTACTACATTCTTCACCAGGCTAACCAAAGAATTGTGGAAGCCGTGGCAAAGCGGCTGAAGGAGCCGATTGAGAAGTTTCCTATGAATCTTCAGGAATACGGCAATACCTCATCCGCCAGCATACCGATCCTTTTGGATGAATTGAATCGGAAAGGAATTCTGAAGTCAGGCCAGAAGATCGTAATGGCAGGATTCGGCGCGGGGCTTACTTGGGGCGCGAGCATTCTTAAGTGGAAATAA
- the acpP gene encoding acyl carrier protein: MLDKIKEMVAENLGVDAATITEESSFKDDLGADSLDLFELVMALEEEFGIEIPTEDLEQIATVGDVIKYINDHKE; encoded by the coding sequence ATGTTAGACAAGATCAAAGAAATGGTAGCAGAAAATTTAGGAGTAGACGCAGCAACAATCACAGAGGAATCTTCCTTCAAAGATGATCTGGGTGCAGATTCCCTGGACTTGTTTGAATTAGTCATGGCGTTGGAAGAAGAATTTGGAATCGAGATTCCGACGGAAGATCTGGAGCAGATTGCGACAGTAGGAGACGTTATCAAATACATCAACGATCATAAAGAATAA
- a CDS encoding ABC transporter ATP-binding protein — protein MGELLKVEDLRVSYHSYAGEVQSVRGVSFAVDEGETLAIVGESGCGKSVTARSIMGLIQTPPGEVKEGSHIWYKGKDILKYEEKEWRAYRGAECSIIFQDALTSLNPTIKVGRQVAENLLLHQKMDKGQAWAEAERMLGLVGIPNPGKRMHQYPHEFSGGMRQRVMIAIALACSPQIVIADEPTTALDVTIQADIIELLKKLQNELNMAIILITHDLGIVANMAKKIVVMYAGKIMEEGSDSDIFYHPKHPYTKALLKAVPRLDMGEQELSAIDGMPPDIINPPQGCPFYDRCSLAMCICEREEPPSFDFGQGHKAKCWLYHPMAGYTEE, from the coding sequence ATGGGTGAATTATTAAAGGTTGAGGACTTGAGAGTATCCTATCACAGTTATGCCGGAGAAGTGCAGTCTGTCAGGGGCGTTTCATTTGCAGTAGATGAAGGAGAGACGCTGGCAATCGTAGGCGAGTCCGGCTGCGGCAAATCCGTAACGGCAAGAAGCATTATGGGGCTGATACAGACACCGCCGGGGGAAGTCAAGGAAGGCAGCCATATCTGGTATAAAGGAAAGGATATTTTAAAATATGAGGAAAAGGAATGGCGGGCGTATCGGGGGGCAGAGTGCTCGATTATATTCCAGGATGCGCTTACGTCTCTGAATCCGACTATAAAGGTAGGAAGGCAGGTGGCAGAAAATCTTCTGCTGCACCAGAAGATGGATAAAGGCCAGGCCTGGGCGGAGGCAGAGAGAATGCTTGGACTGGTAGGAATCCCAAATCCCGGAAAGCGGATGCACCAATATCCCCATGAGTTCTCCGGCGGAATGCGCCAGAGAGTCATGATCGCCATCGCGCTTGCCTGCAGCCCGCAGATCGTTATCGCGGATGAGCCGACGACTGCCTTGGATGTAACGATACAGGCGGACATTATAGAATTACTGAAAAAACTGCAGAATGAACTGAACATGGCGATCATTCTGATTACGCATGACTTGGGAATCGTTGCAAATATGGCGAAGAAGATTGTCGTAATGTATGCGGGGAAGATCATGGAAGAAGGTTCAGATTCGGATATTTTTTATCACCCGAAGCATCCATATACGAAAGCGCTTCTCAAAGCGGTTCCGAGGCTGGATATGGGGGAACAGGAACTGTCCGCTATAGATGGAATGCCGCCGGATATCATCAATCCTCCGCAAGGCTGCCCGTTTTATGACCGCTGCAGCCTTGCCATGTGCATCTGCGAAAGAGAAGAACCGCCGTCATTTGATTTTGGACAGGGGCACAAGGCAAAATGCTGGCTCTATCATCCGATGGCTGGTTATACTGAGGAATAG
- the fabD gene encoding ACP S-malonyltransferase, with the protein MSKIAFIYPGQGAQKAGMGADFYENSVIAGKMFDEAGEVLQLDMKALCFEENDKLDVTEYTQAALVTTCLAMTRVAEDKGLKPNITAGLSLGEYCAIAAAGGMDDMDAIRLVRKRGILMQNTVPAGEGAMCAVMAMDASAIEKVIEAIDGVTIANYNCPGQIVITGRTDAVGEAAEKLKEAGAKRAIMLNVSGPFHSPLLKKAGEELAEELKNTALHTLQIPYVTNVTAEKVDDISATRELLAEQVSSPVRWMQSMENMIADGVDTFVEIGPGRTLAGFMKKINRDVKVCNISAWEDIEKVVGELC; encoded by the coding sequence ATGAGTAAGATCGCATTTATCTATCCGGGCCAGGGCGCCCAGAAAGCCGGCATGGGTGCGGATTTTTATGAGAACAGCGTGATTGCCGGAAAGATGTTTGACGAGGCGGGGGAAGTCCTTCAACTGGATATGAAGGCGCTCTGCTTTGAGGAAAATGATAAACTTGACGTTACAGAATATACGCAGGCGGCGCTGGTCACTACCTGCCTTGCCATGACGAGGGTCGCAGAAGACAAAGGGCTTAAGCCGAATATTACGGCAGGACTCAGCCTTGGCGAGTACTGCGCGATCGCGGCTGCAGGCGGGATGGACGATATGGATGCCATCCGGCTGGTGAGAAAGAGAGGCATTCTGATGCAAAATACCGTGCCGGCAGGCGAGGGAGCCATGTGCGCGGTGATGGCAATGGATGCGTCAGCCATTGAAAAGGTAATTGAAGCGATCGACGGCGTGACCATTGCTAATTATAACTGCCCGGGCCAGATTGTAATCACAGGCCGCACAGATGCGGTTGGCGAAGCAGCAGAGAAGTTGAAAGAAGCAGGAGCAAAACGCGCGATCATGCTGAATGTCAGCGGACCGTTTCATTCCCCGCTCCTTAAGAAGGCCGGAGAAGAACTGGCTGAAGAACTTAAGAATACTGCATTACATACGCTTCAGATTCCGTATGTAACGAATGTGACGGCAGAGAAGGTAGACGACATTTCCGCGACCCGGGAACTTCTGGCAGAACAGGTCAGTTCTCCGGTGCGCTGGATGCAGAGCATGGAGAACATGATCGCAGATGGCGTGGACACCTTTGTGGAAATAGGGCCGGGCCGCACGCTGGCAGGATTTATGAAGAAAATTAACCGTGATGTGAAAGTCTGTAACATTTCCGCATGGGAGGATATAGAGAAAGTAGTAGGTGAATTATGTTAG
- a CDS encoding ABC transporter permease — translation MKNFLLKRILQMIFVFILVSMFAFAIIYFAPGDPLYMYTSPGKSSFKMSEEQLDALREDLGLTGNVVHQYTSWAKKTLTGDWGISLNNFLPVRPQIMERLPGTVGLMAASLMLSVVLAIPMGLAAGTHKNKWIDNIISGFSYIGISIPSFWFALLMIIVFSLHLDLLPSSGMRTTGVNSVADVIWHGIMPTIVLAVNNMAVFVRYMRSNTINQLEEEYVLTAASKGATPNYILKNHVLKNCLLPIITIVGMNFGTLVTGSFIVESVFGWPGLGTLCMTAINNRDYPMIMGIIMLSCTILLIGNFLADILYGLADPRIKQGKEAQHG, via the coding sequence ATGAAGAATTTTCTATTAAAGCGTATATTGCAGATGATATTTGTATTTATACTGGTATCTATGTTCGCGTTCGCAATTATTTATTTTGCACCGGGAGATCCGCTATATATGTATACTTCCCCGGGAAAATCAAGTTTCAAAATGTCTGAGGAGCAGCTGGATGCCCTTCGTGAAGATCTGGGGCTGACCGGCAATGTGGTTCATCAGTATACCAGCTGGGCCAAGAAGACGCTGACAGGAGACTGGGGAATATCCTTAAATAATTTCCTCCCCGTGCGCCCGCAGATTATGGAGCGGCTGCCAGGAACGGTGGGGCTTATGGCGGCATCGCTTATGCTATCCGTCGTACTTGCGATTCCCATGGGACTTGCGGCAGGCACGCATAAGAACAAATGGATCGATAATATTATCAGCGGCTTCAGTTATATCGGAATTTCGATTCCATCATTCTGGTTCGCGCTTCTGATGATTATCGTATTTTCCCTGCATCTGGATCTGCTTCCCAGTTCCGGCATGCGCACGACGGGAGTGAATTCGGTGGCGGACGTCATATGGCATGGCATTATGCCGACGATCGTCCTGGCCGTAAATAATATGGCGGTATTTGTGCGTTATATGCGGTCGAATACGATTAATCAGCTGGAAGAGGAATATGTATTGACAGCAGCCTCAAAAGGAGCCACGCCAAACTATATATTGAAGAATCATGTACTGAAAAATTGCCTGCTTCCGATTATTACTATTGTAGGCATGAACTTTGGGACTCTGGTAACCGGATCCTTTATCGTGGAATCCGTATTTGGCTGGCCAGGACTTGGGACTTTATGCATGACGGCTATTAACAACAGGGATTACCCTATGATAATGGGGATCATCATGCTTTCCTGCACGATATTGCTGATTGGAAACTTCCTGGCCGATATTCTCTATGGGCTGGCGGATCCAAGGATCAAGCAGGGAAAGGAGGCGCAGCATGGATAA
- a CDS encoding ABC transporter permease, which translates to MDKSIITNRPLRLSKEDFLAVEKKGKETETSYNRSTLYNLRYVLKENKLAMTCMIMILLVIAASLLAPLSPYDPDALDIQNALQGPGNGHILGTDDLGRDTFTRALYGGRISLAIGFAAMLVSVVFGTLLGTVSGYMGGKVDSILMRIVDIFLSIPNLLFIIVIYAFVQPSLVTLVLMLAFFSWTSVARVVRAETLSLKERDFVIAAKCLGVSDFKIIVRHIIPNMSSQIIVSASISIARSILDESALSFLGYGVQLPMASWGSMLQSAQKYILHNPLLAVVPGLLILVTVLCFNILGDMLQHALDPKLTK; encoded by the coding sequence ATGGATAAGAGCATAATCACGAACAGGCCCCTGCGGCTGTCTAAGGAGGATTTCCTTGCTGTTGAAAAGAAAGGGAAAGAAACGGAGACTTCCTATAATAGAAGCACGTTATATAACCTGCGATACGTGCTGAAGGAAAATAAGCTTGCGATGACATGCATGATCATGATCCTGCTGGTGATCGCCGCGTCCCTGCTGGCGCCGCTATCTCCTTATGATCCGGACGCGCTGGATATTCAGAATGCGCTACAAGGCCCTGGAAACGGTCATATTCTGGGGACGGATGATCTTGGAAGAGATACATTTACCAGAGCCTTGTACGGAGGCAGGATATCCCTGGCGATCGGCTTTGCGGCAATGCTTGTATCGGTTGTGTTCGGGACGCTTTTGGGCACAGTAAGCGGATACATGGGAGGAAAGGTGGACAGCATCCTGATGCGTATTGTAGATATCTTCCTTTCGATCCCGAATCTGCTATTTATTATTGTAATCTACGCATTTGTACAGCCCAGCCTGGTCACGCTGGTTCTGATGCTTGCCTTCTTTTCGTGGACAAGCGTGGCGAGAGTGGTCCGAGCGGAAACCCTAAGCCTAAAGGAGAGGGACTTTGTCATAGCGGCGAAATGTCTGGGCGTAAGCGATTTTAAGATTATTGTCAGGCATATCATACCAAATATGTCCTCTCAGATAATTGTGTCAGCGAGCATCAGCATAGCCAGGTCGATTCTGGATGAATCCGCATTAAGTTTTCTGGGATATGGGGTCCAGCTGCCGATGGCATCCTGGGGCAGCATGCTTCAAAGCGCCCAGAAGTATATCCTGCATAATCCTTTGCTTGCAGTCGTGCCAGGGCTTCTGATCTTGGTGACGGTGCTATGCTTTAACATATTAGGCGATATGCTCCAGCATGCCTTAGACCCTAAATTAACGAAATAG
- a CDS encoding ABC transporter substrate-binding protein — MKKRLLGALLCVSMIAAMLAGCGSKEKSADTKSKTSDANELVMGVSSSVTNLNKHLETMKEGWLMLGAVYDELYMKTDSEIRYYLADSVDVSEDGLTVTLKLKDNLKWHDGEAITADDVIFSMDVNADPDNGAGYANTVFIGEEKVSYEKVDDLTVKITLPEVSASYVTILGTLPLLPAHVFDNDTDIKANSEANLKGIGSGPYKVKEFKDGEYLELERFDDYYGQKPSIDKVIYKVIPDSSAQEVALQKGEINFMEVASQTSADKYEGDEAITVHAFPEGRVNYLACNKFSGTFSDPKVKEAIYAALDKEEIVSGAYGTDMGVAANTIFSNATQYYDDSIKGYEQDLEKAKKLVKETGLDGKTLKLVYNQDRLYMKETALIVQQQLKNVGINLEVEGIESNGFFDRVFSDASDYDMYFNGYGAFGDPDEVIAGMFDGTWGINLEVSDEQLDLWKQGRAAVDDSKRAEIYKKLQEKAMEDMSIYPIAYPNYVFATASKLKGADELQTNPVFEDYTKLSLE, encoded by the coding sequence ATGAAAAAAAGATTATTAGGTGCATTATTATGTGTTTCCATGATAGCGGCCATGCTTGCGGGCTGCGGCAGCAAAGAAAAGTCAGCGGACACAAAGTCAAAGACATCTGATGCGAATGAATTGGTCATGGGCGTGTCATCCTCAGTGACAAATCTGAACAAGCATCTGGAGACGATGAAAGAGGGCTGGCTTATGCTTGGCGCAGTCTATGATGAACTCTATATGAAAACGGATTCAGAGATCAGATATTATCTTGCAGACAGCGTGGATGTATCTGAAGATGGCCTGACAGTTACCTTAAAGTTAAAAGATAATTTGAAATGGCATGACGGAGAAGCAATTACGGCAGACGATGTAATATTCTCTATGGATGTAAATGCAGATCCTGACAATGGAGCTGGATATGCGAATACCGTATTTATTGGCGAAGAGAAAGTATCTTATGAAAAAGTGGATGACCTGACGGTTAAGATTACGCTTCCGGAAGTATCTGCGTCTTATGTGACGATACTTGGCACCTTGCCGCTTCTTCCGGCCCATGTTTTTGACAACGATACGGATATTAAGGCAAACTCAGAAGCAAATCTGAAGGGAATCGGCTCAGGCCCCTATAAGGTCAAAGAATTTAAGGACGGAGAATATCTGGAATTAGAAAGATTCGATGACTATTATGGACAGAAGCCATCTATAGACAAGGTAATCTATAAAGTGATCCCTGATTCAAGCGCCCAGGAAGTAGCGCTGCAAAAGGGAGAGATCAACTTCATGGAAGTGGCGAGCCAGACATCGGCAGACAAGTATGAAGGGGACGAAGCCATTACCGTACACGCATTCCCGGAGGGCCGCGTGAACTATCTTGCATGCAATAAGTTCAGCGGGACATTCTCAGATCCAAAGGTGAAAGAGGCTATTTACGCAGCGCTGGACAAAGAAGAGATTGTAAGCGGTGCATATGGAACTGATATGGGCGTAGCAGCCAACACGATATTCAGCAATGCGACCCAGTATTATGATGATAGCATTAAAGGATATGAACAGGATCTGGAAAAAGCCAAAAAATTGGTAAAAGAAACAGGACTGGATGGCAAGACATTAAAACTGGTATATAACCAGGACAGGCTCTACATGAAAGAAACCGCGCTGATTGTCCAGCAGCAGTTAAAGAATGTGGGAATCAATCTGGAAGTGGAAGGCATAGAGTCCAATGGATTCTTTGACCGCGTGTTCTCAGATGCCTCCGATTACGATATGTACTTTAATGGCTATGGAGCTTTTGGAGATCCGGATGAAGTGATAGCAGGCATGTTCGATGGAACCTGGGGAATCAACCTGGAGGTCAGCGATGAGCAATTAGATCTTTGGAAACAGGGTCGCGCCGCAGTAGACGATTCTAAAAGAGCAGAGATATATAAGAAGTTACAGGAAAAAGCAATGGAAGATATGTCTATCTACCCGATCGCATATCCAAACTATGTATTTGCAACAGCAAGCAAACTGAAAGGCGCTGATGAGTTACAGACGAATCCCGTATTTGAAGATTATACAAAACTGAGTCTTGAATAG
- a CDS encoding ABC transporter permease, with the protein MNLIRLMKIEIRKLKRSKIGLILLIPVLLVWISGIMNADMNFEMQAEGISPENNFFIQSFLGYVWFMLPSSLVVITVLMTQTERGNNGILKMLSLPVSGAALCLSKFCTILLVMGMEVAFITAGYFPAAWIASRKWEYDFLIEPGYVLQIAALLFLISIPMAAIYWMLAILFHNTVAAVGVGLATVVPIVLAINTKAWFAYPMCYPMMLITSKMHELATNMGTFSIRLIPWIPTAIAATLAALTLSCTLFGRAERR; encoded by the coding sequence ATGAACCTGATCCGATTAATGAAAATAGAAATAAGGAAATTAAAGAGATCGAAGATTGGCCTGATTCTGCTGATCCCGGTTCTTCTGGTGTGGATCTCGGGCATTATGAATGCAGATATGAACTTTGAGATGCAGGCAGAAGGAATCAGCCCTGAGAATAACTTTTTCATCCAGTCATTTCTGGGATATGTCTGGTTTATGCTGCCGTCAAGCCTTGTGGTAATTACGGTGCTTATGACGCAGACGGAGCGGGGCAATAACGGAATCCTTAAGATGCTGTCCCTGCCAGTGTCAGGCGCTGCGCTTTGCTTATCCAAGTTCTGCACGATTCTTCTGGTAATGGGGATGGAGGTCGCATTTATCACAGCCGGATATTTTCCGGCGGCATGGATCGCATCCCGGAAATGGGAGTATGACTTTCTGATAGAACCAGGATATGTCTTGCAGATCGCGGCCCTTTTATTCCTGATATCTATACCAATGGCAGCCATCTACTGGATGCTGGCGATTCTATTCCATAACACAGTGGCAGCTGTGGGCGTGGGCCTTGCAACCGTAGTGCCGATTGTGCTTGCCATCAATACGAAGGCCTGGTTTGCATATCCCATGTGCTATCCCATGATGCTGATCACGTCCAAGATGCATGAACTTGCCACAAATATGGGAACCTTCTCCATTCGGCTGATTCCGTGGATACCCACAGCCATCGCCGCTACGCTGGCTGCCCTGACACTGTCGTGCACGCTCTTTGGAAGAGCAGAAAGAAGATAA
- the fabG gene encoding 3-oxoacyl-[acyl-carrier-protein] reductase yields the protein MLEGKVAVVTGASRGIGKAIACKLASLGATVIINYNGSKDKAEEVKAEIENAQGKAAVYQCNISDYGKCESFIQKVIKTYGSIDILVNNAGITRDGLLMKMSEADFDQVIDTNLKGAFNTIRFASRQMLRQRSGRIINMSSVVGVSGNAGQANYAASKAGVIGLTKAAARELASRGITVNAIAPGFIATDMTEVLPDKVKEACVSQIPLGTFGKPEQVAQAVAFLVSEDASYITGQVLHVDGGMAM from the coding sequence ATGTTAGAAGGAAAAGTGGCAGTGGTAACAGGGGCTTCCCGGGGGATTGGAAAAGCGATCGCATGTAAGCTGGCCTCCCTGGGGGCGACCGTTATTATCAACTATAATGGCTCCAAAGACAAGGCAGAAGAAGTAAAAGCAGAGATTGAAAACGCCCAGGGAAAAGCGGCAGTATACCAGTGCAATATTTCCGATTACGGGAAATGCGAATCATTTATCCAGAAAGTCATCAAGACTTATGGAAGCATTGATATCCTGGTTAATAACGCGGGAATTACGAGGGACGGCCTTCTGATGAAGATGTCGGAGGCGGATTTTGACCAAGTGATTGACACCAACTTAAAAGGCGCGTTTAACACCATTCGTTTTGCATCCCGCCAGATGCTCAGGCAAAGAAGCGGGCGCATCATCAACATGTCCTCCGTCGTGGGCGTGAGCGGAAATGCGGGCCAGGCAAACTATGCCGCATCCAAGGCCGGTGTAATCGGCCTTACCAAAGCGGCGGCCAGAGAACTGGCTTCCCGTGGTATTACGGTAAATGCCATTGCGCCGGGATTCATTGCCACGGACATGACGGAAGTACTTCCGGACAAGGTAAAAGAGGCCTGCGTAAGCCAGATCCCTCTTGGAACATTCGGAAAGCCTGAGCAGGTGGCGCAGGCAGTGGCATTTCTGGTATCGGAGGATGCAAGCTATATCACGGGACAGGTGCTTCACGTAGACGGCGGCATGGCAATGTAA
- the fabK gene encoding enoyl-[acyl-carrier-protein] reductase FabK, which produces MQTEVTKLLGIEYPIIQGGMAWVAEYHLAAGVSNAGGLGLIGAASAPADWVREQVREAKKLTDKPFGVNIMLMSPYADEVAKVIVEEGIKVVTTGAGNPEKYMKMWKDAGVKVIPVVASVALAKRMERCGADALVAEGCEAGGHIGENTTMVLVPQIVDAVSIPVIAAGGIADGRGMAAAFMLGAKGVQMGTHFVVTDESQVHDNYKERIIKAKDIDSRVTGRTTGHPVRALRNEMTNQYIELENKGASFEELEHLTLGGLRKAVVDGDVKNGSVMAGQIAGMVKERMSCKELIGKLVEETDAMIKGVGFYE; this is translated from the coding sequence ATGCAGACAGAAGTAACCAAATTATTAGGAATCGAATATCCGATCATTCAGGGCGGCATGGCATGGGTTGCCGAATATCATCTGGCGGCAGGTGTGTCGAACGCTGGCGGCCTTGGCCTTATCGGAGCGGCGAGCGCGCCTGCTGACTGGGTAAGAGAGCAGGTTCGTGAAGCAAAGAAGCTGACAGATAAGCCATTTGGCGTGAACATCATGCTTATGAGTCCTTACGCTGATGAGGTAGCAAAGGTTATCGTAGAAGAAGGCATCAAAGTGGTGACGACCGGAGCCGGCAATCCTGAGAAATACATGAAAATGTGGAAAGATGCGGGAGTAAAAGTGATTCCCGTGGTTGCTTCTGTCGCCCTCGCCAAACGTATGGAGCGCTGCGGAGCAGATGCTCTTGTAGCGGAAGGCTGCGAGGCAGGCGGGCATATTGGTGAGAATACCACCATGGTACTGGTACCGCAGATCGTGGACGCGGTAAGCATTCCGGTGATCGCCGCAGGCGGGATCGCGGACGGACGCGGAATGGCGGCGGCATTCATGCTGGGCGCAAAGGGAGTGCAGATGGGCACCCATTTCGTAGTAACAGATGAATCACAGGTTCATGATAACTACAAAGAAAGAATTATAAAGGCGAAGGATATTGATTCCAGAGTAACAGGAAGAACCACAGGACATCCGGTCCGTGCCCTTCGCAATGAAATGACGAACCAATATATTGAACTTGAAAATAAAGGCGCAAGTTTTGAGGAATTAGAACATCTTACCCTTGGCGGACTTCGCAAGGCCGTCGTGGACGGTGACGTGAAGAACGGAAGCGTGATGGCAGGGCAGATTGCAGGCATGGTTAAGGAAAGAATGTCCTGTAAGGAACTGATTGGCAAATTAGTGGAAGAGACGGATGCAATGATTAAAGGAGTAGGTTTTTATGAGTAA